The Pseudomonas oryzicola genomic sequence CGGGTCAACAACTTGCGGAAGCTGCGCTGGTCCATCGAGGCTGCTTGAATCATGTGAAAACGCCCGAGCAAGAAAAGTCCATGAAGAGTGTGGCCGATCAATCGTTGTCGTTATCTGCCACTGCACCGTCCTGTCAAGCGAGTCTAACCAGCTTTACCGGGTCTGGCAGGGCATTTAGCCAGTATTTGAAGGTGGTGTGCGCCAATCGTTCCATCTGATTGCATGGACCGGTATCCTCGGGGAACTTCTGCTGCCACCCGGAGCACAGATTAAAGACATTCCATTTGTACAGGATCGCAACCATGCACCTTCTGGTAGTCGAAGACGACGACATCGTCCGCATGCTGATGGTCGAAGTGCTCGACGAGTCAGGCTACACGGTCATTCAGGCGGAAAACGCCAGCGCAGCGCTGCGCATCCTCGAAAAACCGGACCAGGCGCTGGCGCTGATGATGACCGACGTGGGGTTGCCGGACATGCGCGGCGAGGCGCTGGCGGCCAAGGCGCGCGAACTGCGCCCGCGACTGCCGGTGCTGTTCGCCAGCGGCTATGCCGAAAGCGTCGATGTGCCAGCAGGCATGCACCTGATCAGCAAACCGTTCACCATTGACCAATTGCGGGATAAGGTGATGGCCATCGTGGGCCCGGCTTGAGATGGGCGCAGCAGGCTTCGCGGGCCTTGCCCGCTCCCAGGCTGACCGCGTGGCCGCCAGCTGATTTTGGTATCCGCACCTTACAAGGCCCTGCGCAACAGATAGGTATCCATGATCCACCCCTTGCGCGCCCGCTCCCGTTCGCGCACTTCCAGGATCTGCGCCTTCACCGCCGGCAACGGCCCGGCAATCAGTACTTCATCTTCGGTCCCCAGATACGCACCCCAGTAGATCATCAACGCCGGGTCATCGAGCTGGGCAAATGCGCACTGGCCGTCGAGCATCACCACCACGTTGTCGATACGCCCCTGTGTCGCCAGGCATCGCCCTGGCAGCACCGTCAGTGGTTCACCAATACGGTTGAGCGGCACCTGGTGACGCGCAGCCAGGGCCTGCACGCTGCTGATGCCGGGAATCACCCGCAGGCGCAGCGCGACGCCGCGCTCGCGAACCAGGTCCAGAATGCGCAGGGTACTGTCATACAAGGTCGGCTCGCCCCACAACAGGAAGGCGCCCACTTCCCCGGCGCCGACTTCCTGGTTGATCAGCTGCGCGTACAGGACC encodes the following:
- a CDS encoding response regulator; this encodes MHLLVVEDDDIVRMLMVEVLDESGYTVIQAENASAALRILEKPDQALALMMTDVGLPDMRGEALAAKARELRPRLPVLFASGYAESVDVPAGMHLISKPFTIDQLRDKVMAIVGPA
- the cobF gene encoding precorrin-6A synthase (deacetylating) translates to MKDLLLIGIGSGDPRQITYEAVEALGQASVFFVLDKGSDKDELVQLRKAILQRYRPEGGYRLVQVADPVREAHADGYLGAVQHWHRQRAVLYAQLINQEVGAGEVGAFLLWGEPTLYDSTLRILDLVRERGVALRLRVIPGISSVQALAARHQVPLNRIGEPLTVLPGRCLATQGRIDNVVVMLDGQCAFAQLDDPALMIYWGAYLGTEDEVLIAGPLPAVKAQILEVRERERARKGWIMDTYLLRRAL